GGAGGTGCCGGGCGAGTATCGCGGCACCCTCCGCCGCCTCATCGTCACCCAGGGTGATACGGAGCCTGCCTCCGTCGAGCAGCAGCGGCACCTGGGCCGCACCTGCCCCTCGCTCTACGACCTGCGCAATATCTTCCAGGTCAACGTGGAGGAGGGCCGGCATCTCTGGGCCATGGTCTATCTGCTCGATGCCCACTTCGGCCGTGATGGGCGCGAGGAGTCGGAGGCCCTGCTCCAGCGGCGCTCGGGAGACGCAGACAAGCCACGCATCCTCGGCGCCTTCAACGAGAAGACCCCGGACTGGCTGTCCTTCTTCCTCTTCTGCTTCTTCACCGACCGCGACGGCAAGTACCAGCTGGCCAGCCTGGCCGAGAGCGGCTTCGATCCGCTGTCGCGCACGTGCCGCTTCATGCTGACCGAGGAGGCGCACCACATGTTCGTGGGCGAAGCGGGCATCATGCGCATCGTCCAGCGCGCCTGCGAGCTCATGCGTGAGCACAAGACAGACGACCTGCGTAAGCACGGGGGGATCGATCTGCCCACCATCCAGCGCTATCTCAACTTCCACTGCTCCGTCTCCCTCGATCTCTTCGGCTCGGAGATCTCGACGAACGCCGCCAACTTCTACACCATGGGCCTCAAGGGCCGCTTCGAGGAGACCAAGAAGACGGACGACCACCTGCTCAAGCAGGCCACGTATCCCGTGGCCGAGCTGGACGGCGAGCGCATCGTCACCCGCGAGGAGCCGGCCCTCGTCTCCCTCAACGAGCGGCTCCGCGACGACTACGTCGCCGACTGCGTCCGCGGGGTCACCCGCTGGAACGAGGTCATCCGGAAGCACGGCATCGACTTCGAGCTGACCCTGCCGCATCGGGCTTTCCATCGGGCCATCGGCAGCTTTGCGGATCTGCGCGTGTCGCCGGACGGGCGCATCATCAGCCAGGCGGAGTGGGACGCGCGCCACCGCGACTGGCTGCCCACCGAGGACGACAAGGAATACATCCAGAGCCTGATGCAGCCAGTGGTCGAGCCGGGCAAGTTCGCCAGCTGGATCGCCCCGCCCGCCCGCGGGATCAACGGCCACCCCGTCGACTTCGAGTACGTCCGGCTCGCTTAGGAGGGCAAGCATGGCGCCCAAGGCGATCACCTCCAAGGAGCTGGGCCCGGCCCTCGGCATGTACTCCCACGGCATGATCGTGCCGGCCGGGGAGATCGTGGTGGTGGCGGGGCAGGTGGGCGCCAACCGCACCGGCGAGGTGGTGGGGTCGGGCGACGTGGTCGCTCAGACGAAGCAGGCCTTCGAGAACGTGCGGGCCGTGCTCACGGCCGCCGGCTGCGCCATGACCGACGTGGTGCGCTTCCAGACCTTCCTCACCCATGCCATCGACATCGACGGCTTCATGCAGGCGCGGCGCGAGCTCTTCCCGCGGTATTTTCCCGGCGGCGTCTATCCCCCCAACACGCTGCTCGTCATCTCGCGGCTGGTGAAGCCCGAGCTGCTCGTGGAGATCGAGGCCATGGCCGTCAAGCCCGCGAAGGCGGCCACGGCTCCGCGCAAGATGACCAAGCCCGCCCCCCGCGCCCGGCGGCGTCGCTAGAGCGATGGCCGCCTCGCCATTCGAAGTGCCGGACCGCTTCAATGCCGCCAGCTTCTTCGTGGACCGCCACGTGCAGGAAGGGCGCGGGGGCAAGACGGCCTTCTTCTGCGAGGAGGCCGAGATCACGTACGCGCAGCTCCAGGAGATGGTCAATCGCGCGGGTAATGGCCTGCGCGATCTGGGCGTGGAGGCGGAGCAGCGCGTGCTCTGCCTGCTCCTCGACACGCCGGCCTTCCTGGCCACCTTCTGGGGCGCCATCAAGATCGGCGCGATTCCCATCCCCATCAACACCATGATGCGCTCGCAGGACTATCTGTATTTCCTGAACGACAGCCGGGCCAAGGTCGCCGTCATCTCCGAGCCGCTCCTGGCCGAGGCGGGCCCCATTCTCTCTCAGGCCACCCATCTCAAGCATGTGGTGGTGGCGGGCAAGCCCGGCGGCTCGCAGATCAGCTTCGACGCCTGGCTCTCCCGCGCTGCCTCCACGCTCGAGGCCGCCGCCACCTCCAAGGATGACGCGTGCTTCTGGCTGTACTCCTCGGGGTCCACGGGGTTTCCCAAGGGCGTGGTGCACCTCCAGCACGACATGGTGGTGTGCTCGGACACCTACGCGCTGCAGGTTCTCGGCATCACGGAGAACGATCGCACCTTCTCGGCGGCCAAGCTCTTCTTCGCCTACGGCCTCGGCAACAACATGTATTTCCCCATGCGCGTGGGCGGCCAGGCCGTGCTCTACCCTCACCGGCCCATGCCCGAGGCCATGTTCGAAGTGATCCACCGCTACAAGCCGACCATCTTCTTCGGCGTGCCCACCCTCTATGCCGCCATGCTGCAGGTCAAGGAAGCCGAGACGCGCTGGGATCTCTCATCCGTGCGCCAGTGCGTGTCCGCGGGCGAGGCCCTGCCCGAAGAGCTCTACAAGCGATGGCGCGAGCGCTTCGGCGTCGAGATCCTCGACGGGATCGGCACCACGGAGATCCTGCACATCTTCCTCTCGAACGCGCCGGGCCGGGCCCGACCGGGCTCGAGCGGCCTCGCGGTGCCCGGCTACGAAGCGCGCATCGTGGACGACGAAGGGCGGCCGGCACCCGCGGGCGAGATCGGCAACCTGCGGGTCAAGGGCGACTCGACCATGGCCTACTACTGGAACCAGCACGAGAAGACCAAGGCCACTCTCTTCGGCGAGTGGATCCAGACCGGCGACAAGTACTACCAGGACAAGGACGGCTACTACTGGTACTGCGGCCGGGCCGACGACATGCTCAAGGTGGGCGGCATCTGGGTCTCCCCCGTCGAGGTGGAGAACACCCTGGTCGGCCATGCGGCCGTGCTCGAGGCCGCCGTGGTGGGCCACGAGGACACGGACCGGCTCGTCAAGCCCAAGGCCTTCGTGGTCCTCAAGGACGGCCAGACCGCTTCCCCCAGCCTCGAGGACGAGCTCAAGACCTTCGTGAAGGACAAGCTCGCCCCCTACAAGTATCCGCGCTGGATCGAGTTCGTTCCCGCCCTCCCCAAGACGGCCACCGGCAAGATCCAGCGCTTCAAGCTGCGCTGATCGCGGAAAACCTTCCGAGGAGTCTGCGTTGGCGCCCACGCCGCAGATGATCGCCCCGTCGAGCGCCGTGTGCTCATGGCTAGGTCACGCGGAGAAGTCGATGGTGGACTCCACGGCTGAACAGAAATGCCAGCCCGTCGGCATCAACTCGCCACACCAGCGCCCCCACGCGGAGCGGCGGCCCCTCGGGAGGAACTAACTCCAACTGCACCGTGGTCCCCGTCTTCAACCGTGCCTTGATTCTGAGTTTCGCACCATGCGTGCTGATGTCCACAGAGCTCGCCAAGTATCGCTTTGTCCCTATGTTGACGAGAACTGGCCAGGACATGCGGGATCGCGGATGTTGCCGTCGGTCTTGCTGTGGTGGAGTAGGCATGAGCACTCCCGGCAATCACGCTGAATCGAGACTAGACCCTGGCGGGGGCTGGCCCTTGCCGATGGACGACCGCGCATCCGAGTCCATGCAGGTCTCGACTGACTTCCAGGTTCCGCTGCCGATCACGATGATGACGGTCGGGTTGATCTGACTCGACACCCGGCTGGTGTGGGTCCTGTCGCCGGTCATGGAAGATCTCTACGAGTCCCGCGGCTTCCTGGGTAGCGAAATCCTCCCTGAGCGAGGCGAGCAGCTCCGGCTGGTCGCGGGCGACGATAAACAGCACTCGAGCCATGCTCCTCCAGATATCACAATCCCGCAACACCTGTCATCGCCCCTATCGTCGCCGTCGGACGGTTGACGCTAAGCGTAGCCATTGCTTGCGATCGGATGGCGCGATGATAACCTAGATTTTAGTCTCCTTAGCCTTCGGAAGGCAGGTGCGATGAAGACCCCACGCGGTTCCCGCTGGATTGTTCCCGTCGCGATTCTCGTGGTTCTCGTCCTTTCCTCTAGCCGAGCGTCGGCGACGTCCCCAAGTGACACGCTGCGTGAATTCTTCAGACAAGCCGTTGCCGTGATTGATGATCCAAGAACCGAAACGCATCCTCAGGAGGCTCTCGGTAAGATTCGGCAGATGGCCGACACGATATTCGACGTGCGTGGGGCAGCTCCGGCGGCTCTCGGGCCTCATTGGGACGCGCGCTCGCCAGCGGAGCGCGCGGAGTTTACGCGGGTGTTCGGACATCTGCTGGAGCAAGCATATTTGACCTGGATCAAGTCCTTGATCGGGGGGCAGCGCATCCATATCCGATATGAGGGTGAAACGACGCATGATGCCGTGGCCATGGTCAAGACGACCATCCAGGCCAAAGACGGACGCAGCGTCCCCTTCGATTACCGCATGAGGATGAGTCAGGGGCGATGGACAATCCACGATGTCATCGTGGATCGGGTCAGCCTCATCGAGAACTATCGGGCACAGTTCAAACGCGTGCTCGCGACCGCGCCCTACTCGGCGCTCATGGCAAGCATGAGGGCGAAAACGGCTGAGGATGCGGTCGTCAAGGCCGGCGTGATCGATGTCGTCGGATCAGCCTTGAGCCGTGACGTTCGCTCGCAAGGGCCCTGAAGGACGAGGATGGGACTCCCTATCCCGTTTGGCGTACGAGGGCTAATTTAGTGATGCGTAAGCGCTTGATCAGTCCGATTCCACCAAATCCGTCGCCCGCCGACCAGGACTGGTTAGACGTGGAGCGGTTGGCTCAAGTCGAAGTTACCTCCGAAGAGGTCGCGCACCCCATCGAGTCGGCGCTACTGCCCGGCGAGCAATCGGGCTGGCGAGCCGCACAACCTGGTAGGCAGACGATTCGGCTCATTTTCGACGAGCCACAACAGCTCAGGCATATCAGGCTGTTGTTCATGGAGGCTGAGATCACACGCACGCAAGAGTTTACCTTGCGGTGGTCGCCTGACGGCGGGCGCTCGTTTCACGATATCGTCCGGCAGCAGTGGAACTTCAGCCCACTCGCGGCCACGCGAGAGGTGGAAGATTACCATGTCGAACTCTCCCGGGTGACCATACTCGAACTTACGATCGTTCCAGATCAGCGTGGGGGTGATGCGCGGGCGTCGCTTGCGCAGTGGCGGCTGGCCTGATCTGCTGCAGTCATCCACAGGAGACGCACACGCGGCCTGAGGCCTGGTGAGCCCAGGCCGTCAGTGTCAGAGAGCGGACGCTACGATGCGAGACTGTGGCTCACGGACCGGTTGGTGACAACTCGGAATCGCCCTGAACGCGAACCGGTTCCGGACACGGGTTCGAATCCTTAAGGGGCCACCCAGCCTGGTGGCACGTCTGCTCGCCTTCCCGTTCGTGGGGGAAGCCCGCGCCGCGTAGAGGGTTCGCATCCCTGCAAGCGGAAACAATTCAGCGGACCGCATTCGACGTCATTGGGGCACGCCTCCGGAGAGAAGTTGGAGAGACTCTGACTCTGCTAGACTCCCGCCCAGCCTGTAAGGAGGGCTCCTGTATTATGGACCCGGCTCGGTTTCCCCACGTCCCGTATCCCCTCGCTCCCGACTCCCAGGCTGCCCGCCCGATGGACCCATTGATGGAGCGGCGCACGTTCATGGCGCTGGTCTCGGGTGGCCTGCTCGCCGCGCCGCTTACCGCTGGGGCGCAGCAGCCGCGGCGAGTCCCGCGACTCTGCTTCCTCACGTTTGATCCAGGTACGGCGCAGTCGCCGTCGCCACGATTCGAGGCGTTCTTTCAGGGACTGCGCGACCTCGGCTACGTGCATGGGCAGACCGTGACCGTCGACTACCTTGTTGCCGACGGCCGTGGCGAGCGCTTTCCAGAACTCGCTGCCGAGTGCGTGCGCCTTAGGGCCGACATCATCGCCGTGACCACGACGCCGGCCGCTCGCGCGGCAAAGAACGCGACGCGCACGATCCCGATTGTCATGGTCGCACTCGGTGACCCCGTGGGGACGGAGCTCGTACACAGCCTCGCCCGACCTGGCGGAAACGTCACCGGGGTGACAAGCATGGCTCCCGGGCTTTCTGCCAAGCGTTTAGAGTTGCTGAAGGCGGCCGCGCCTCGAGTCTCGCGAGTGCTCGTGCTGGCCTACCTCGTCGACCCGATTGCGATGCCCCAGATCGAAGAACTGAAGAAGGCAGCTCCCTCGGTAGGTGTGCAGCTGCAGATTCGCAACATCGGCACTGCCGATGACCTCCCGGCCGCGTTCGACGCTGGTGCCAAGGAACGCGCCGACGGGCTCCTCACGACGTCCGCGAGCATCTTCATTGTTCACCGCGCGCGAATCACCGAACTCGCGGCTCGCCACAGATTACCGGCGATATACTCGGATAGGCTACTCGCTGACGCCGGTGGCCTGATGGCCTATGACGCAAATAGGCGCGGCCTTCAAATGGCCTCCGGCACCTACGTCGACAGGATTTTGAAGGGCGCCAAGCCTGCCGATCTTCCCGTCGAGCAGCCGACGAAGTTTGAGTTCGTCGTCAACCTCAAGACCGCCAAGGCGCTCGGCCTGACGATCCCGGACTCCCTGCTGCGGCGGGCGGATGAGATTATCCAGTGATTCGCTCGTGAAGCCATATTCCGGCGCCGGAACGGGAGGCGGGACCATGTGGCGCCGTGAGTTGATTGCGTTTGCCGGCACGGCATTGTTCGCGTGGCC
The nucleotide sequence above comes from Candidatus Methylomirabilota bacterium. Encoded proteins:
- the boxB gene encoding benzoyl-CoA 2,3-epoxidase subunit BoxB produces the protein MAGIDYTERIPNNVSLHENRRLQRALEDWQPKFLEWWNDMGPLGFQAKETYLRTAVSVDAKGWAQFDYIRMPEYRWGIFLAEPEAGRQINFGDHKGQPAWQEVPGEYRGTLRRLIVTQGDTEPASVEQQRHLGRTCPSLYDLRNIFQVNVEEGRHLWAMVYLLDAHFGRDGREESEALLQRRSGDADKPRILGAFNEKTPDWLSFFLFCFFTDRDGKYQLASLAESGFDPLSRTCRFMLTEEAHHMFVGEAGIMRIVQRACELMREHKTDDLRKHGGIDLPTIQRYLNFHCSVSLDLFGSEISTNAANFYTMGLKGRFEETKKTDDHLLKQATYPVAELDGERIVTREEPALVSLNERLRDDYVADCVRGVTRWNEVIRKHGIDFELTLPHRAFHRAIGSFADLRVSPDGRIISQAEWDARHRDWLPTEDDKEYIQSLMQPVVEPGKFASWIAPPARGINGHPVDFEYVRLA
- a CDS encoding RidA family protein, which encodes MAPKAITSKELGPALGMYSHGMIVPAGEIVVVAGQVGANRTGEVVGSGDVVAQTKQAFENVRAVLTAAGCAMTDVVRFQTFLTHAIDIDGFMQARRELFPRYFPGGVYPPNTLLVISRLVKPELLVEIEAMAVKPAKAATAPRKMTKPAPRARRRR
- a CDS encoding benzoate-CoA ligase family protein, yielding MAASPFEVPDRFNAASFFVDRHVQEGRGGKTAFFCEEAEITYAQLQEMVNRAGNGLRDLGVEAEQRVLCLLLDTPAFLATFWGAIKIGAIPIPINTMMRSQDYLYFLNDSRAKVAVISEPLLAEAGPILSQATHLKHVVVAGKPGGSQISFDAWLSRAASTLEAAATSKDDACFWLYSSGSTGFPKGVVHLQHDMVVCSDTYALQVLGITENDRTFSAAKLFFAYGLGNNMYFPMRVGGQAVLYPHRPMPEAMFEVIHRYKPTIFFGVPTLYAAMLQVKEAETRWDLSSVRQCVSAGEALPEELYKRWRERFGVEILDGIGTTEILHIFLSNAPGRARPGSSGLAVPGYEARIVDDEGRPAPAGEIGNLRVKGDSTMAYYWNQHEKTKATLFGEWIQTGDKYYQDKDGYYWYCGRADDMLKVGGIWVSPVEVENTLVGHAAVLEAAVVGHEDTDRLVKPKAFVVLKDGQTASPSLEDELKTFVKDKLAPYKYPRWIEFVPALPKTATGKIQRFKLR
- a CDS encoding ABC transporter substrate-binding protein codes for the protein MKTPRGSRWIVPVAILVVLVLSSSRASATSPSDTLREFFRQAVAVIDDPRTETHPQEALGKIRQMADTIFDVRGAAPAALGPHWDARSPAERAEFTRVFGHLLEQAYLTWIKSLIGGQRIHIRYEGETTHDAVAMVKTTIQAKDGRSVPFDYRMRMSQGRWTIHDVIVDRVSLIENYRAQFKRVLATAPYSALMASMRAKTAEDAVVKAGVIDVVGSALSRDVRSQGP
- a CDS encoding carbohydrate-binding protein, giving the protein MRKRLISPIPPNPSPADQDWLDVERLAQVEVTSEEVAHPIESALLPGEQSGWRAAQPGRQTIRLIFDEPQQLRHIRLLFMEAEITRTQEFTLRWSPDGGRSFHDIVRQQWNFSPLAATREVEDYHVELSRVTILELTIVPDQRGGDARASLAQWRLA
- a CDS encoding ABC transporter substrate-binding protein; the encoded protein is MDPLMERRTFMALVSGGLLAAPLTAGAQQPRRVPRLCFLTFDPGTAQSPSPRFEAFFQGLRDLGYVHGQTVTVDYLVADGRGERFPELAAECVRLRADIIAVTTTPAARAAKNATRTIPIVMVALGDPVGTELVHSLARPGGNVTGVTSMAPGLSAKRLELLKAAAPRVSRVLVLAYLVDPIAMPQIEELKKAAPSVGVQLQIRNIGTADDLPAAFDAGAKERADGLLTTSASIFIVHRARITELAARHRLPAIYSDRLLADAGGLMAYDANRRGLQMASGTYVDRILKGAKPADLPVEQPTKFEFVVNLKTAKALGLTIPDSLLRRADEIIQ